ATTTTTGAATTAAGTTATTTGATGAAAGTAGTTGGAAGGAAAAGTCCAACGTTTAACTTTTTAGATGACGATCAAAAGAATCACACAAAATACCGTGAGATGGAAAATATTGTTCGTCGAGCACGTCATGATCTTCAACAATTAGAAGAAACTTCTAATGTAGGAGGAAGTGGTAGTGGAGATATGGATAGAATGATGTTTAACAACCTTAAAACGCAAAAAAGAAAGCTTCTAATGAAAGAGGTGATCTTAGAAGAATTGCGTCGAAATGCGGGTGCTTAAGGCGTTCAAATGGTTATAGTAAGTCTTTTGTTTTTTGTTCTATTCTTATTTTTCTTACATAAGAGTAGTGTTGTTATTGCAAAGAGTTTAAGCTCATATTTTATTTTCATGTTTTTGGGCTTGGTTGGCGTGAGCATACCCTTGGGTTATGTTTTGTCATTCTTGGATTTAACGGGTAGTTCAGTTTCTTGGTCTATTGGCTTATCGCTTATTGCTGGGATTGCATATTTTCTAATAACTCGTTCAGTTAAAGGTGATTTCATAAAACTATTCCAAGAGTCGCTAGATGAAAAAAAAGAGCTTTGGCAGAAAATAGGTCAAACTGAAAAAGTGATCTATTCTATTCTATTTTTTGGACTTTTAGTCTGTACGCTCATTAATGTTTATGTGCTTTTTGTCACTTACCCAAATGAATGGGATAGTATGACCGGCCATTTAGTAAAGTGTGCATATTATATTCAAAATGGGAATATGGATAGATTAAGTGGCACCACTTGGTCTATTGACTTTTATCCAAATTCGCTTCCATCGCTTCAAATATTAGGCTTTCATGTATTTGGAGAGAAAGGTTTCAAACTCATTCATTTTCTATCTTATTGGATTTTCGTAATTACGAGCTACAGCATTACGGATGAGATATTTTCTAATAAAAGAGCATCCATTTTTGTTGGATTAATTTCAGCCTTATTGCCTTCTGCTTTAATTCAGGCTGTTACGACAGAAACAGACATAGTTCAGTCTGCTTATTTAGGTTTAGTGGTTTTGTTTTTGTTAAAAGTGTACAGGAAGCCATCGTGGTTAAATGTAGGGCTCTTCGTTTTGTCTTCTTCCATTTGGGTATCGCATAAGGTAACGTTCATGTTAATTGGGCCCGCGGTAGCAGTTTTGGTGGTTTTCATGATTTGGAAAAGTCAAGAGGTTAGAAACAAGATTGTCAAAACAGTAATTTTTCTTCTTTTGGGTTTAGCAATATATGTTTTGCCTAATGGCTATATAGCAAATGTCAAGGAGGTTGGTACCTTTAGCTTAGGAGCTCTTTCTGCCCCTGCAGAGGTTATGAAGTGGCATGGAATAGAAGGTTATTCAGGAATAGAAAAGCTAAAGAACTTTGAGTTTAACGTGCTAAGGTATTCTTCTGACTTTTTACAGTTGGATGGTATTAGAAATACAGAACTAGGTTCAGAGATTAATGATGCGTTCAGGTATTTTCCAAATAAAGTTTTTGATAAGTTTGGCTTAGAACGTGGTCTTTATTGGGTTGTTTATCCATTTGAAATGATGGGTAATGAGCAAATGCATTTTTATAAAGAAAGGCCATATTGGGGTATTATTAGCTTTTTGTTGGTTTTACCTATACTTTTCTTTATCCTTCTTCGAGCTTGGAAAAATAGAGGGTCGGAGAAAATGCAGTTATCGCTTGTGTTCATAATTGCCGGACTTTTACATTTCCTCTCACTTTGCTTTTCGGCACCTTATGACCCGATTAAAGGAAGGTATTTCATGAACATGGTGGTATGGTTTATTCCTCTGCTAGCATGGTTTTTTGAAATTAAAAGAGGGAAGTTTTACTTAGTGTTTTGTTCAATAATTATCGTAATTTCTGGTTTCTTTACGCTAACTCATAGAGGGTTATATCCATTGACAGGAAATAGGAGTATTTTTAAGCAAGACAGAATAGCACAATTGACACAAACTCGACCGGAAAGTACAGAGGCTTATTATGCTTTTGAGAAGTTAGTTCCTGAAGATGCGGTGGTGGCTTTAGGTACGCAGCAAGAGCATGAAGATTATGTGTATCCATTCTGGGGAGCGGAGTTTAAAAGAACGCTAATTCCAATTCATCCGTTTAGGGCAGCAGTAAAACCAATTCCAAAAGAAGCAGAATATTTGGTCTATTCTGAGGGTGTTATTCCATTTAAAGAGGGCGATGTCAGACTTAATGAAGGGGATAAAGAACCAGATACTCCAGTAATGGAAAGTACGTTTTTCTTGAGGAAGCT
This sequence is a window from Arcticibacterium luteifluviistationis. Protein-coding genes within it:
- a CDS encoding glycosyltransferase family 39 protein, whose protein sequence is MVIVSLLFFVLFLFFLHKSSVVIAKSLSSYFIFMFLGLVGVSIPLGYVLSFLDLTGSSVSWSIGLSLIAGIAYFLITRSVKGDFIKLFQESLDEKKELWQKIGQTEKVIYSILFFGLLVCTLINVYVLFVTYPNEWDSMTGHLVKCAYYIQNGNMDRLSGTTWSIDFYPNSLPSLQILGFHVFGEKGFKLIHFLSYWIFVITSYSITDEIFSNKRASIFVGLISALLPSALIQAVTTETDIVQSAYLGLVVLFLLKVYRKPSWLNVGLFVLSSSIWVSHKVTFMLIGPAVAVLVVFMIWKSQEVRNKIVKTVIFLLLGLAIYVLPNGYIANVKEVGTFSLGALSAPAEVMKWHGIEGYSGIEKLKNFEFNVLRYSSDFLQLDGIRNTELGSEINDAFRYFPNKVFDKFGLERGLYWVVYPFEMMGNEQMHFYKERPYWGIISFLLVLPILFFILLRAWKNRGSEKMQLSLVFIIAGLLHFLSLCFSAPYDPIKGRYFMNMVVWFIPLLAWFFEIKRGKFYLVFCSIIIVISGFFTLTHRGLYPLTGNRSIFKQDRIAQLTQTRPESTEAYYAFEKLVPEDAVVALGTQQEHEDYVYPFWGAEFKRTLIPIHPFRAAVKPIPKEAEYLVYSEGVIPFKEGDVRLNEGDKEPDTPVMESTFFLRKL